One Flavobacterium cerinum genomic window, ATCAATAACATTATAAGCTTGTTGGTTTTCTTCGTCTATTGTACCTAAGAATAAAGCCGATTTTTTTTTGCGTAACATGTCGATATGTACGTTCTTGGCTATTGCGATCAGCCAGGTGTTAAAACCGAATTCAGGATTGTAAGAGGTAATTTTGTCAAAAGCTTTAGCAAAGGTTTCAATTACGATGTCTTCCGTATCCGTTTCGTTTTCGGTACGTTTTAGCATAAATCCGTAAATCTCATTCCAGAAAAAATCCAGTAAAAAGGTAAAAGCAACCTGATCACCGGTCTTTGCTTTTTCAATATTCCGTTGAATTATTTCCGAATTTATTTCCAATGTACCGGTTTTGAAAAGGAGTTGGTAAAATACACGTTTAGTTGTGTGAAGATAAGGATTAATTCGATTACAGGAAACCAATACATCACATCTTTTTCCTGTAATTTACCGGAAGCATAGCCCAGTGTAATCCAGGTGATGATATAACGGAAAACAACTAGTCCGGCTACAATCATCCATTGGAACTGAAAAGCGAGCAATACGATCGCCAGAATAAAAAAGGATAGTTGTGAGAAAAAGAATAATCCCAATTGGAATTTGTCAAATCCTTTATAATAAGAGGCTGTCGATACATGACGGCGTTTCTGCTGAAACCAGCTTTTATATGTTTTTTTAGGAGTCGAAACGGTAAAGCTTTCCGGACTGTAGCAAATGGTTGTATTCTTACTGTTGGCAGCCTGATTAATAAAAAGATCATCGTCTCCGGAGCGTACTTTCATATGGTCCATAAAACCGTTTACTTTAAAAAACTCCTCTCTTTTATAAGCAAGATTACGACCAACTCCCATATAGGGTTTACCCATTTTTGCCCATGAAAAATATTGGACTGCTGTTAAAAGCGTTTCAAAGCGAATAATTTTATTAAGGAAAGAGCCTTTAATCTTTTCATAAGCGCCATAGCCTAAAATAATCGTCTTATGTAAGGTGAATTGAGAGGTCATTTGCATGATCCAATCTTTAGATGTCGGATAGCAATCGGCATCCGTAAAAAGTAAATACTCTTTGCGGGCGGCTTTAATTCCTAAAGTTAATGCGAATTTTTTGTTCCCCCAGAAAGCCTCGTTATTCTGCACTTTTACCAGTCGGATA contains:
- a CDS encoding RNA polymerase sigma factor encodes the protein MEINSEIIQRNIEKAKTGDQVAFTFLLDFFWNEIYGFMLKRTENETDTEDIVIETFAKAFDKITSYNPEFGFNTWLIAIAKNVHIDMLRKKKSALFLGTIDEENQQAYNVIDSTPTIEDEIIKEQNLARLLQYIKELKPAYQEVIQLRYFQEMSYQEIADQLEEPLNNVKIKLLRAKKLLAEIIQQKK
- a CDS encoding glycosyltransferase, whose protein sequence is MLTILLYIFIGILAIQVFYYLIVFGKFAFAQPQKITSKRIPVSVIVCAKNEAENVARFIPILAEQNYPDYEIVLIDDASSDDTLEIFEDFEKKYPNIRLVKVQNNEAFWGNKKFALTLGIKAARKEYLLFTDADCYPTSKDWIMQMTSQFTLHKTIILGYGAYEKIKGSFLNKIIRFETLLTAVQYFSWAKMGKPYMGVGRNLAYKREEFFKVNGFMDHMKVRSGDDDLFINQAANSKNTTICYSPESFTVSTPKKTYKSWFQQKRRHVSTASYYKGFDKFQLGLFFFSQLSFFILAIVLLAFQFQWMIVAGLVVFRYIITWITLGYASGKLQEKDVMYWFPVIELILIFTQLNVYFTNSFSKPVHWK